The Paracoccus sp. TOH sequence CCAGGCAGCACCTTCCTGATCGCCGTGGGTGGGGCTGACCGAGCTGTCCATGTCCAGCACGATGTATTTCAACCCGTTGCGGTCATGAAACCGGTCGATCCATTGGCCGTTCAGATCGGCCAGCGCCGCCCGGTTCGCGGCCAGAGCCAGCGTCTCGGTCTCGAACCGTCCCATCTGCGATGCCGAAGCAGCTTGCGCCTCGACGGCCCTGCCGCCAACGACCTGACGCATCACGGGATCGAGGGCCAAGCGGTCGGCATCGTTCACATCCTCGTATCCGGCCAGTCGTCCGAACACCGATTGCCGGAACAATCCGTCAAGCCGATGGAGCGTGTTCTTCCCGGTGCGGCTGTCTCGCAGCGCCTCCGACGCCAGATTGGACAGGCCGAGCACGTCATCAAGCTCGCGCATCACCAGCAGGCCACCGTCTGAACTGATCTGCGCACCACGGAACTCCAGACGCACACGGCGGTCGAAATCAACCCGATCTCCCCGCGCCAAGCCCGCACCCTCCAGGTGATCCATGAAACGCGCCCCTCGCAGCCGTCAACGCCATGATTTATATGCGAAATATCACGATTACGACAGCGAAATCAGCGACTTACTTGGAGAATGTGGGATGACTGCATCCGGTTCACTCTGTCGGACCATGCGCATGAATGGGAGTTCGCCAAAGGCGGGGAGATGGAGCGGGTGCCGATCAACGGTCGGTACAAGGTGACAAGCGGGCTTGCCGTTCGCGATGCCCTGCTGGCGGGTTTTGGGTTGAGCCTCATTCCTCGGCAGTATGTCGCGGACGATATTGCCACCGGCCGTCTGGCCACCGCCATGGACGATTGGACGCCGGTGCAGACCGCCATCTACGCCGTTTATCCGTCGCGCCGCTACCTTCTGCCCAAGGTCCGCGCCTTCATTGAATTCCTGGTTCAAGCAACGCAGGATGAAGCATAGCTTTCCAGGCAAGCCCAGCATACCGTTGGCTGCCGAAATAACGGCATCCAACGGCTGTCATTTTCGGCTCAGCGACGTGGAGCCGGCGGAATCAGGCGCATCCTACCACGCCGCCGAACCCGCAATCTGCCGAGTCGCGACATTGAAGCGGTTGAACAGATTGATGGTGGAAATCCGAAGCACCAGAGCGGCAGCCTCCCGCTCTCCGAAATGCACATGAACCTCAGCCTAGATCCCGTCTGAAACCAGGGCCTCCCGGTCGGCAATTCGGGTCATGGCCTCCGCCAGGCCCAACGCGGCCCGTTCTGCGTCAGAGAAAAAGGGGGCGTCCCGCCAGGCTGCAACCGCAAATAGCCGTTCTTCGCCGATCCCGGACTGCTGGCCATGCCTGGCCGCGCTGTGAACGCAAAACTGCGCCATTGATCTGGCTTACCCGCAGATGCGTAAGGTGAATGACCCCGGCATCAACACCGGCGCTGTGTGGATGGCCCACCAGTTGCTGAATCGCTTTCATCGCGTTCACCGGACCCGTCAGGTGGGCTGTCGGGTTTTCCATGCGTACTTTCATTGGTCGCTCCTGTCCTTGGCACGGATCCATTCCGTCCTAGGGGTGACGGTGCCGGCGAG is a genomic window containing:
- a CDS encoding LysR substrate-binding domain-containing protein, encoding MWDDCIRFTLSDHAHEWEFAKGGEMERVPINGRYKVTSGLAVRDALLAGFGLSLIPRQYVADDIATGRLATAMDDWTPVQTAIYAVYPSRRYLLPKVRAFIEFLVQATQDEA